Proteins from a genomic interval of Arachis hypogaea cultivar Tifrunner chromosome 10, arahy.Tifrunner.gnm2.J5K5, whole genome shotgun sequence:
- the LOC112715434 gene encoding uncharacterized protein At2g39920 isoform X2 yields the protein MAIKLSSNILQGISQIVLVESGSHYELESRFYMTSCTAIIFVASLVTVGVLLITLVVSLTIMLQSCQSKSSGVIRLQNVNDYYIYCKMHFLHAELNNLEGNYLPNICRDLAINYVKEGQYGRDMELASSMIDDYFNSVKPSDHGLDSVLMDIDNIFAMNPHSSNLFHRFQNDNISNCIKEATNLKLRLLLRLYLNLQTAGWSIILLSRESETQRNNTINHLVSAGFRGWSALLMRKKDEVSAKENEYFYRQRNLIQKKGFRIKSIISSHVDALKFLDKGMQILLLPNPMCHKF from the exons ATGGCCATCAAATTGAGCAGCAATATTCTACAAGGAATCTCTCAGATAGTTCTGGTAG AATCTGGAAGCCATTATGAGCTAGAATCAAGATTTTACATGACATCCTGTACCGCCATAATCTTCGTCGCTTCGCTTGTGACCGTTGGAGTTCTGTTAATAACTTTGGTGGTTTCATTGACAATTATGTTGCAATCTTGTCAAAGTAAAAGCAGTGGAGTTATTAGGCTTCAGAATGTGAATGATTATTACATTTATTGCAAGATGCATTTTCTGCATGCTGAGCTTAATAACTTGGAAGGCAATTATCTTCCTAACATATGCAGAGACCTGGCTATAAATTATGTCAAAGAAGGACAATATGGAAGAGACATGGAGTTAGCTAGTTCTATGATTGATGATTACTTCAACAGTGTTAAGCCTTCAGATCATGGTTTGGATTCAGTCTTGATGGACATTGATAACATTTTTGCTATGAATCCTCATTCCTCCAATTTGTTTCATAG GTTTCAAAATGACAACATTAGCAACTGTATCAAAGAGGCTACGAATTTAAAGCTCAGGCTTTTGCTAAGATTATACCTTAATCTTCAAACTGCTGGATGGTCCATAATTTTGTTATCAAGAGAGTCTGAAACACAACGAAATAACACCATTAATCATCTTGTCTCAGCAGGGTTTAGAGGTTGGTCTGCCTTGTTAATGAG AAAAAAAGATGAAGTTTCTGCCAAGGAGAATGAGTACTTCTATAGGCAAAGGAATCTGATACAGAAGAAGGGCTTCCGCATAAAAAGCATCATAAGCAGCCATGTGGATGCTTTGAAATTTCTGGATAAAGGAATGCAAATCTTATTGCTTCCAAACCCTATGTGTCACAAGTTTTAG
- the LOC112715434 gene encoding uncharacterized protein At2g39920 isoform X1, translating to MSTNGHQIEQQYSTRNLSDSSESGSHYELESRFYMTSCTAIIFVASLVTVGVLLITLVVSLTIMLQSCQSKSSGVIRLQNVNDYYIYCKMHFLHAELNNLEGNYLPNICRDLAINYVKEGQYGRDMELASSMIDDYFNSVKPSDHGLDSVLMDIDNIFAMNPHSSNLFHRFQNDNISNCIKEATNLKLRLLLRLYLNLQTAGWSIILLSRESETQRNNTINHLVSAGFRGWSALLMRKKDEVSAKENEYFYRQRNLIQKKGFRIKSIISSHVDALKFLDKGMQILLLPNPMCHKF from the exons ATGTCTACTAATGGCCATCAAATTGAGCAGCAATATTCTACAAGGAATCTCTCAGATAGTTCTG AATCTGGAAGCCATTATGAGCTAGAATCAAGATTTTACATGACATCCTGTACCGCCATAATCTTCGTCGCTTCGCTTGTGACCGTTGGAGTTCTGTTAATAACTTTGGTGGTTTCATTGACAATTATGTTGCAATCTTGTCAAAGTAAAAGCAGTGGAGTTATTAGGCTTCAGAATGTGAATGATTATTACATTTATTGCAAGATGCATTTTCTGCATGCTGAGCTTAATAACTTGGAAGGCAATTATCTTCCTAACATATGCAGAGACCTGGCTATAAATTATGTCAAAGAAGGACAATATGGAAGAGACATGGAGTTAGCTAGTTCTATGATTGATGATTACTTCAACAGTGTTAAGCCTTCAGATCATGGTTTGGATTCAGTCTTGATGGACATTGATAACATTTTTGCTATGAATCCTCATTCCTCCAATTTGTTTCATAG GTTTCAAAATGACAACATTAGCAACTGTATCAAAGAGGCTACGAATTTAAAGCTCAGGCTTTTGCTAAGATTATACCTTAATCTTCAAACTGCTGGATGGTCCATAATTTTGTTATCAAGAGAGTCTGAAACACAACGAAATAACACCATTAATCATCTTGTCTCAGCAGGGTTTAGAGGTTGGTCTGCCTTGTTAATGAG AAAAAAAGATGAAGTTTCTGCCAAGGAGAATGAGTACTTCTATAGGCAAAGGAATCTGATACAGAAGAAGGGCTTCCGCATAAAAAGCATCATAAGCAGCCATGTGGATGCTTTGAAATTTCTGGATAAAGGAATGCAAATCTTATTGCTTCCAAACCCTATGTGTCACAAGTTTTAG